In bacterium, the following are encoded in one genomic region:
- the lpxC gene encoding UDP-3-O-[3-hydroxymyristoyl] N-acetylglucosamine deacetylase, producing MWQRTIAKPIEIKGKGLHTGKFSRVVIHPAEPDHGILFHRLDVEPSLLIEASFENIFSSQRRTSLGKNGIVIYTVEHLLAALYGMRISNALIEVEGEEIPALDGSSAHFVSLIKGVGVIEQDKRANIINLKENVWAKNGEAHVLAIPYPKLKITYLIDFNHSYACEQIASFVIDDAVFEKEVAPARTFGFEHEVEELLRNGCALGGSLENAILITNNGPAIPLRFEDELVRHKILDLIGDLSLLGSYINCHIIAIKASHNLHLELVKRIAQQTNSRRCKTR from the coding sequence ATGTGGCAAAGGACAATTGCTAAACCAATAGAAATAAAAGGAAAAGGCTTACATACGGGTAAGTTCTCAAGGGTCGTCATACACCCTGCGGAGCCGGACCACGGGATATTGTTCCATCGTTTGGATGTTGAACCTTCCCTTTTAATTGAGGCTTCTTTTGAGAATATCTTCTCCTCCCAGCGTCGCACATCCCTTGGGAAAAACGGCATCGTAATATACACTGTTGAACATCTCCTTGCAGCCCTTTATGGGATGAGGATAAGCAATGCCCTTATAGAGGTAGAAGGTGAGGAGATACCCGCACTTGACGGAAGCTCCGCTCATTTCGTCTCCCTTATTAAGGGAGTTGGAGTTATTGAACAAGATAAGAGGGCGAACATCATAAATTTAAAAGAAAATGTTTGGGCGAAAAACGGAGAAGCTCATGTCTTGGCTATCCCATATCCCAAGCTGAAGATAACATATCTAATAGACTTCAATCATTCCTATGCCTGTGAGCAAATCGCCTCTTTCGTTATTGATGATGCTGTTTTCGAAAAAGAGGTAGCCCCAGCGAGAACTTTCGGCTTTGAACACGAGGTAGAAGAACTGCTGAGAAACGGCTGCGCCTTGGGTGGGTCATTGGAGAATGCGATTTTGATAACCAACAATGGACCAGCCATCCCCTTGCGATTTGAAGACGAGTTAGTGAGACATAAAATCCTTGATTTAATAGGTGACCTTTCCCTTTTGGGAAGCTATATAAATTGCCACATCATAGCCATTAAGGCGAGTCATAACCTTCACCTTGAATTAGTAAAGAGGATTGCACAACAAACAAATAGTAGGAGGTGTAAAACCCGGTGA
- a CDS encoding class I SAM-dependent methyltransferase: MERSVFELFPEEYDEWFEEHKFAYLSELEALKRAIPEGRKGLEIGVGTGRFAKPLGIKIGIDPSEKMLEIARKRGIEGIQGRGENLPFKEGEFDFALLAFTLCFVDDPLKVLGEAKRVLKPGGRVIVGIIDKDSKLGKIYQSKKEKSKFYKFAKFYSSEEIIDMLRKLDFTNIQALQTLSGELESLNEVEAPKEGYGQGGFVVIYGEKRREEK, from the coding sequence ATGGAGCGAAGCGTCTTTGAGCTTTTCCCTGAGGAATACGATGAATGGTTTGAGGAACACAAATTCGCCTACCTCAGCGAACTGGAAGCCCTGAAAAGGGCGATTCCTGAGGGAAGGAAGGGATTGGAGATTGGAGTTGGAACGGGAAGATTTGCAAAGCCATTGGGGATAAAAATCGGAATAGACCCTTCGGAGAAAATGCTGGAAATAGCGCGGAAAAGGGGAATTGAGGGAATACAAGGAAGAGGAGAGAACCTTCCCTTCAAAGAAGGCGAATTTGATTTCGCACTCCTCGCTTTCACTCTCTGCTTCGTTGACGACCCCTTGAAGGTCTTAGGGGAAGCGAAAAGGGTTTTGAAGCCCGGCGGGAGGGTAATAGTGGGAATTATTGATAAGGACAGCAAGTTGGGGAAGATTTATCAATCTAAAAAAGAAAAGAGCAAATTTTATAAGTTTGCGAAATTTTATTCAAGCGAGGAAATCATTGATATGTTGCGTAAGCTTGATTTCACCAACATCCAAGCTTTGCAAACCCTCTCTGGCGAGCTTGAAAGCCTCAATGAAGTAGAAGCACCAAAGGAAGGATATGGCCAGGGAGGATTTGTTGTTATATATGGCGAGAAAAGGAGGGAGGAAAAATGA
- the lpxB gene encoding lipid-A-disaccharide synthase → MNTLREEEVKIFLSTGETSGDLYASYLARTIKEEIPSARFWGMGGDNMRRAGIHLLIHSTQKGAIGVVESLKVVPFFLSALERIKRFLSKNPPELLILIDFGAFNLRLGRWAKREGIPVLYFIPPGSWKREVGKNVELLKQSADKVICIFPWNKLALEEKGVDAYFFGHPLLDILVKEKKEEARAALGLRDAPTIGLLPGSRIQEIRYVLPTLLETIPFIKRLIPNAQFVISPPESLIAFINKILPPKWEIKESALIKNSDIVDIREGQSQRVISASDALIVTSGTATLEAAILETPLIVVYKGSLLTKIEYKIRRMRLPYISLPNIVLGRKEIPELIQERANPTLLSTLVCELILNEKERNRQLMLFQEIKAQLGEKGMFKKTVKLIKEMLVKR, encoded by the coding sequence TTGAACACCTTGCGAGAAGAAGAGGTTAAAATCTTCCTATCAACAGGGGAAACCTCGGGCGACCTCTACGCTTCATACTTGGCAAGGACGATAAAAGAAGAAATCCCAAGTGCGAGATTTTGGGGGATGGGGGGAGACAATATGAGGAGGGCGGGTATCCACCTCCTTATTCACTCCACACAAAAGGGTGCGATTGGCGTTGTGGAATCCCTTAAGGTCGTCCCCTTCTTCCTCTCGGCTTTAGAGAGAATCAAAAGATTTCTCTCTAAAAATCCACCAGAGCTCCTTATCCTTATAGACTTCGGAGCCTTCAATCTTCGCCTGGGAAGATGGGCAAAAAGGGAAGGTATTCCTGTCCTTTATTTCATCCCGCCGGGGTCATGGAAAAGGGAAGTGGGGAAGAATGTTGAACTGCTAAAGCAATCAGCTGATAAAGTAATCTGCATTTTCCCCTGGAATAAATTAGCTTTGGAAGAAAAAGGCGTTGATGCTTACTTCTTCGGACACCCTCTTTTGGATATCTTGGTGAAGGAGAAAAAAGAGGAAGCGAGGGCTGCTCTCGGTTTGCGGGACGCACCCACTATTGGCTTACTTCCTGGTAGCAGGATTCAAGAAATCCGCTATGTCCTCCCTACCCTTCTTGAAACCATTCCCTTTATAAAAAGATTAATCCCAAACGCTCAGTTCGTCATCAGCCCACCGGAAAGTCTCATCGCTTTCATAAATAAAATCCTGCCCCCAAAGTGGGAAATCAAAGAATCCGCTTTAATAAAAAACAGCGATATAGTTGATATAAGAGAGGGACAATCTCAAAGGGTCATTAGCGCCTCGGATGCCTTAATCGTGACATCGGGAACCGCAACCCTTGAAGCCGCTATCTTGGAAACTCCCCTAATAGTTGTTTATAAAGGCTCGCTCCTGACTAAAATAGAATATAAGATTAGAAGGATGAGACTCCCCTATATCTCTCTCCCAAACATAGTGCTGGGCAGAAAGGAGATTCCCGAGCTCATTCAGGAGCGGGCAAATCCTACCCTTCTGTCAACCCTCGTCTGCGAGCTGATATTAAATGAGAAAGAAAGAAATAGGCAATTGATGCTTTTTCAAGAAATAAAAGCCCAGCTGGGAGAGAAGGGAATGTTTAAGAAGACTGTTAAATTAATTAAGGAAATGTTGGTGAAACGATGA
- the lpxA gene encoding acyl-ACP--UDP-N-acetylglucosamine O-acyltransferase — MELNTLVHPTAVVHPSAILEPGVIVEAYAFIGPNVRIGEGTIIHTHAIIMENVIIGKNCEIFPGAVIGAPPQDLRYRGEKTSVIIGDNNKIREFVTIHRALEEGCTEIGSNNLLMAYSHIGHNCKVGNNVVMANYVGISGHVVIEDGAVFGGIVGVHQWVRVGRLAMIGGYSKVVQDVPPYMIVDGRPAKVAGPNKVGMRRAGIPLSVRNQIKKACLILFHSKLPLSKGIKKVEEEIPDKSEELIRLLEFVEAMRKSRAGRQLEHLARRRG, encoded by the coding sequence ATGGAACTTAATACCCTCGTTCATCCCACGGCTGTTGTTCATCCCTCGGCTATATTGGAGCCGGGCGTTATTGTTGAAGCCTATGCCTTTATTGGGCCGAATGTAAGAATAGGGGAAGGAACTATAATCCACACCCACGCGATTATTATGGAAAATGTTATCATTGGGAAAAACTGCGAGATATTCCCCGGAGCTGTCATTGGTGCACCACCTCAGGACTTACGCTATAGAGGAGAGAAGACATCGGTAATCATAGGTGATAACAACAAAATTAGGGAGTTCGTAACAATCCATCGCGCCCTTGAGGAAGGCTGCACGGAGATAGGCTCCAACAATCTTTTGATGGCTTATAGCCATATAGGGCACAATTGCAAGGTGGGAAACAATGTCGTAATGGCGAATTATGTGGGTATAAGCGGTCATGTCGTAATAGAGGATGGAGCAGTCTTCGGTGGGATAGTGGGCGTCCATCAATGGGTGCGTGTGGGACGCTTAGCCATGATAGGCGGATACTCTAAAGTCGTGCAGGATGTCCCTCCATATATGATAGTTGATGGAAGACCAGCGAAAGTGGCGGGACCAAATAAGGTTGGTATGCGAAGGGCGGGAATTCCTCTATCCGTGAGAAATCAAATTAAAAAAGCCTGCCTCATCCTCTTCCATTCCAAATTACCTCTCAGCAAAGGCATTAAGAAAGTGGAGGAGGAAATACCCGACAAAAGCGAGGAATTGATCCGACTATTGGAATTCGTTGAGGCTATGAGAAAAAGCAGAGCTGGCAGGCAACTTGAACACCTTGCGAGAAGAAGAGGTTAA
- a CDS encoding isoprenylcysteine carboxylmethyltransferase family protein, which translates to MRILNKLAEKRTIFHLLFPLACLIFAKPHDIYLFIGTGLIILGEIVRIISAGHIMKNEQLTVSGPYAYTRNPLYLGSFLMGLGISFMTGYPLIVIPVYLFLFALIYIPTIKGEEVFLERKFGDAYIHYKLSVPAFFPSLTKRITGSKGKFQWSRVRENNEHRSLIFSLLLIFLFFLKKLLV; encoded by the coding sequence ATGAGAATTCTGAATAAACTCGCGGAAAAAAGGACAATTTTCCACCTCCTCTTTCCCCTCGCTTGTCTCATCTTCGCCAAACCGCATGATATCTATTTGTTCATCGGAACGGGACTCATCATTCTCGGCGAAATCGTAAGAATCATTTCAGCCGGTCATATAATGAAAAACGAACAATTAACTGTCAGCGGTCCCTATGCTTATACACGCAACCCCCTTTATCTCGGCAGCTTTCTGATGGGATTGGGTATCAGCTTCATGACCGGTTATCCTCTAATCGTTATCCCCGTTTATCTCTTCCTCTTCGCTTTGATTTATATCCCTACCATTAAAGGTGAGGAAGTTTTCTTGGAAAGAAAATTCGGGGATGCTTATATTCACTACAAACTCTCCGTTCCCGCCTTCTTCCCTTCCCTTACGAAAAGAATCACGGGCTCTAAAGGAAAATTCCAATGGTCAAGGGTAAGGGAAAATAACGAGCACCGCTCCTTAATTTTCTCCCTGCTTTTGATTTTTCTTTTCTTCTTGAAGAAATTGCTGGTATAA
- the fabZ gene encoding 3-hydroxyacyl-ACP dehydratase FabZ — protein MININEILKILPHRYPFLLVDRIIEIEPGRKAIGLKNVTINEPFFQGHFPGQPIMPGVLILEAMAQVGGVLLLSMTGNQGKLAYFGGMDKVRFRNPVHPGDTLIMEVEILKTKGNAGKVKATARVDKKLVAEGEFLFMLVEREEPYEAVEGAQRESR, from the coding sequence GTGATAAATATCAACGAAATCTTGAAAATCCTCCCTCATAGATATCCCTTCCTCCTCGTTGACCGGATTATAGAGATAGAGCCTGGGAGAAAAGCTATTGGGCTTAAAAATGTAACGATAAATGAGCCTTTCTTCCAGGGACATTTCCCAGGACAACCGATTATGCCTGGCGTGCTTATTCTTGAAGCAATGGCGCAGGTGGGAGGGGTTTTGCTTCTCTCCATGACAGGGAATCAAGGCAAGCTCGCTTACTTCGGCGGTATGGATAAGGTTCGCTTCAGGAACCCCGTTCACCCCGGTGATACCCTCATTATGGAAGTGGAGATATTGAAAACAAAGGGAAATGCGGGCAAAGTGAAAGCGACGGCAAGAGTTGATAAAAAACTCGTTGCGGAAGGAGAATTCCTGTTTATGTTAGTTGAGAGAGAAGAACCCTATGAGGCAGTAGAAGGCGCTCAAAGGGAAAGCAGGTAG